A section of the Leishmania panamensis strain MHOM/PA/94/PSC-1 chromosome 3 sequence genome encodes:
- a CDS encoding hypothetical protein (TriTrypDB/GeneDB-style sysID: LpmP.03.0910): MVYTRWKCDRIPVLQMKLFTQEYNMMAGVGLLSMVFLFKHASYCSEETERKNGWWAGYPYWRDPIARRNEIRYKQLINNNDVDITDPKWTGCSREQLERLRAIV; encoded by the coding sequence ATGGTCTACACGCGCTGGAAGTGTGATCGCATCCCCGTGCTGCAGATGAAGCTGTTCACGCAGGAGTATAACATGATGGCAGGCGTTGGTCTGCTATCCATGGTGTTTTTGTTCAAGCACGCAAGCTACTGCTCTGAGGAAACGGAGCGCAAGAACGGCTGGTGGGCAGGCTACCCATATTGGCGCGACCCCATTGCGCGTCGTAACGAAATTCGGTACAAGCAACTGATTAACAACAACGATGTGGACATTACCGATCCGAAGTGGACTGGCTGTTCCAgagagcagctggagcggctgcgtgcAATTGTTTGA
- a CDS encoding hypothetical protein (TriTrypDB/GeneDB-style sysID: LpmP.03.0920): MQQVNIDEIDVVTGFKKAELYVWNAYAAVFLAEGTEPETDVDTWVDDFCQSSAENDVAFDRNFVKSVCTLGIYAGPRDEFQQRSGCGKATYASGDTYEGEFFDGKKHGRGLYTFVSKGCCEADRIVAKEVEQLTAAGKDPRAMIGEIATKLQLGRHIVDGIMQYGQRPCYQGDYVRGMRTGRGVMKNKDGSLYKGEFLENKRHGQGVFYYLNGDVYSGNWKAGAKDGYGAYHFVDGSEYRGEWVNGNFVQGQWILQGGSYYEGKFDKKNRPLDDAASMHYPSIEMAQRGTFKRGVWAPTSVLEVCSEVPVDGMAWAD, from the coding sequence TCGATGTGGTGACAGGTTTCAAGAAGGCTGAGCTGTATGTTTGGAACGCGTATGCTGCTGTGTTTCTCGCTGAGGGCACTGAGCCGGAGACGGATGTTGACACATGGGTCGATGATTTCTGTCAAAGCTCAGCGGAGAATGATGTTGCTTTTGACCGCAATTTCGTGAAGTCTGTCTGCACGTTAGGAATCTACGCCGGTCCACGCGATGAGTTCCAGCAGAGGTCTGGGTGTGGTAAAGCAACGTATGCGTCGGGTGACACTTACGAAGGGGAGTTTTTCGACGGAAAAAAGCATGGGAGAGGTCTGTACACGTTTGTTAGCAAAGGGTGCTGCGAGGCTGACCGTATTGTTGCTAAGgaagtggagcagctgaCAGCCGCGGGCAAGGATCCCAGAGCAATGATAGGGGAAATTGCTACAAAACTCCAGCTCGGCCGCCACATCGTAGATGGAATTATGCAGTATGGTCAGCGCCCGTGCTATCAGGGTGACTACGTGCGTGGAATGCGAACTGGCCGCGGTGTGATGAAAAACAAGGATGGCTCCCTCTACAAAGGGGAGTTTCTGGAGAACAAGCGCCACGGACAAGGCGTTTTTTACTACCTCAATGGCGATGTGTACTCAGGCAACTGGAAGGCTGGCGCCAAGGATGGTTATGGAGCATACCACTTTGTGGACGGGAGCGAGTATCGTGGAGAGTGGGTCAATGGTAACTTTGTGCAGGGTCAGTGGATTCTGCAAGGCGGGTCCTACTATGAAGGGAAGTTTGACAAGAAGAACAGACCCCTTGATGATGCTGCATCGATGCACTATCCCAGCATCGAAATGGCTCAGAGGGGGACCTTTAAGAGAGGCGTCTGGGCTCCGACAAGCGTGCTGGAGGTGTGCTCCGAAGTCCCTGTGGATGGCATGGCCTGGGCTGACTGA
- a CDS encoding multicopper oxidase, putative (TriTrypDB/GeneDB-style sysID: LpmP.03.0900), protein MLPGPTLKVNPGGRIILRLVNKLGKEGLANTTGPMNMFHGPNITNVHFHGMHSDPKKDNPFIVALPGETLVYTINVRRDHEPGLHWYHAHAHGSVYQQVMGGLFGAIDMGEGDFMTTPLHPFHGWDSQILIVHLYRLKNSLRCDGTPMSSLDVAMGTLLPSNPRIVDRKNNEYEMPADLLLVNGQHRPTVTVKRGYPMLLRIVFAAGSCYINMSLPKQCTFYMTAVDGTQLRRTVEVKEGWLYFTTATRRSLAVVCEEKGIYPVHHIGDQSDVIFYLKSEGMKPKGNRAVVFPVTMPKYSPDYLHLESRNTFYREISFSQRDMPITKPYYILGQGQNCKSLQNSSSCHYEGFQGEIGRRIEGYHGFTVPLNTVVTARVYGDPTDNRPHPLHLHVNHFQFLSFEPRPGGNHENETMAMYGVHTGELRDTIPILDGVTTIRWKAATYEGEVVYHCHVLSHEDRGMMLSYLVYSPLGDYGKAMRRYQSSKTGAFFSTWLHRSHVYILLGVFLLASAAAVAWRYLQHQGIHCAADAQTAFNAQLETGTPAERIPLLQTHA, encoded by the coding sequence ATGCTTCCTGGCCCCACGCTGAAGGTCAACCCTGGCGGCAGAATTATCTTGAGATTAGTGAACAAACTTGGAAAGGAAGGACTGGCCAACACAACAGGTCCGATGAATATGTTCCACGGTCCAAACATCACGAACGTGCACTTCCACGGCATGCACAGCGATCCCAAAAAAGACAACCCGTTTATAGTCGCACTTCCAGGTGAGACACTGGTGTACACGATCAATGTCCGGCGCGATCACGAGCCGGGCCTCCACTGGTatcacgcacacgcccacggTAGCGTCTATCAGCAAGTCATGGGTGGGCTATTCGGGGCAATCGATATGGGGGAAGGCGACTTTATGACGACCCCATTGCACCCCTTTCACGGCTGGGACTCGCAGATCCTCATTGTGCATCTGTATCGCCTGAAGAACTCGCTAAGGTGCGACGGGACACCGATGTCGAGTCTCGACGTCGCGATGGGCACACTCCTCCCGTCTAATCCGCGTATTGTGGACCGAAAGAACAACGAGTACGAGATGCCGGCGGATCTGCTTCTCGTTAACGGCCAGCATCGCCCAACCGTGACGGTCAAGCGTGGCTATCcaatgctgctgcgcatcgtgTTTGCGGCAGGGTCGTGCTATATAAACATGTCGCTTCCTAAGCAGTGCACCTTTTACATGACAGCCGTCGATGGAACGCAACTGCGTCGGACAGTCGAGGTGAAGGAAGGCTGGCTGTACTtcacgacggcgacgcgacGCAGTCTGGCCGTGGTGTGCGAGGAGAAGGGCATCTATCCGGTGCACCACATCGGCGACCAGTCAGACGTCATCTTCTACCTAAAGTCAGAAGGTATGAAACCGAAGGGTAATCGTGCGGTCGTCTTCCCCGTAACCATGCCCAAGTACTCCCCGGACTACTTGCACCTCGAAAGTCGTAACACATTCTACCGCGAGATTTCTTTCTCGCAGCGAGACATGCCCATCACGAAGCCATACTACATCCTGGGTCAGGGACAGAACTGTAAGTCGCTGCAGAACTCATCGTCGTGCCACTATGAAGGCTTCCAAGGCGAGATTGGCAGACGCATCGAGGGTTATCACGGCTTCACAGTGCCGCTGAACACAGTCGTGACGGCGCGCGTGTACGGTGACCCGACTGATAATCGGCCGCAtcctcttcaccttcacGTCAACCACTTCCAGTTTCTCTCCTTCGAACCCCGCCCTGGGGGCAATCACGAGAACGAGACCATGGCCATGTACGGCGTACACACCGGCGAGCTCCGTGACACGATTCCGATCTTGGACGGTGTCACCACCATCCGCTGGAAGGCAGCAACGTACGAAGGTGAGGTGGTATACCACTGTCATGTCCTCTCCCATGAGGACCGCGGTATGATGCTGTCATATCTGGTCTACTCCCCACTGGGAGACTATGGCAAGGCCATGCGGCGATACCAGTCGTCGAAGACTGGTGCTTTTTTCTCCACCTGGCTGCACCGCTCGCACGTGTACATCCTTCTCggtgtcttcctcctcgcctccgcggcggctgtggcgtGGCGGTACTTGCAACACCAAGGCATCCACTGTGCTGCAGACGCTCAAACTGCCTTCAATGCACAACTAGAGACCGGAACGCCGGCTGAACGCATCCCTCTTCTCCAGACCCATGCGTGA